Genomic segment of Andrena cerasifolii isolate SP2316 chromosome 16, iyAndCera1_principal, whole genome shotgun sequence:
TCCTAAATAAATGATTGGAGAACAAAGTAATTATATTTAGTTCTTAATAACAGTTTACCTCAGATTTGGATTTTTTCTCGAAGCCAAATAGAAGtcaaatatttaaagaattgtGCAACAGTGTTTTTACCGGAGTGAAATTTCTAAGCTATTGAATTATAGTAACTAGTCCATTTTCGATTTTTATCTATCGAGTGTCGAAGAAAGTAGAAGCCGTTAAGTTGACGATTACAAGTGTGATTGATTTGGAAATTCTTTTACTTACGGTTGCTTCTGCATGCTGGCCATCGCAATAGCTGCAGTTTCATCGTCGAGCAGGTCCATAGCGTGCTCCTTGCTGGACATAAATCTGGCAGCCATTGCAGTGTCGGTGAGACCAGGGCATATGGTTAACATACGTATGCCAGTTTTGTCGTAATAGTGCTGTGGAATTCATTAATTAATAACTTCCACGagcaggggtggatttgtataCAGATTAAatgggcggcaaattttggacgAAAGACGTTGCGAAAGGTACCTACCAAATAAGCCTGCAACTTTTTATTTTCTCATCGACAATAATAGCATAGATATAGGCTGAAAAATAAAGTGTCTATCTATTTTCTCTAACACCGAAAGTGAAGGGCGATCTTTAAACCCAGAGGCTTGGCACCACTTTAAGAACAATTCACTTTATTTTCACGTAGCAGGTCAGCAATAACTTATACGTGAAGCGTCattttgaattcattttaaaattttctcgaCTACTTTAAGGGTGCCCTCCCATCAAATCACTCCAAAAATAggaatttttaggattttatttaaacgaaaTTAAACGTCATAGTGTTGAAAATCTTTTTAGGCTGTATTTGTACATCATTgaagataataatttttttttttagatcaaCATACCaagaatattttcttaaagtttataAGATTGTTCATGGAATCATCTATGCAATGGTCAGAATAAAGTGGTGTAATCTCATGTTTTGCCAGACCCTTGAACTACAAACTTAAAAACAACGAATACTTTTTCGCAcggaattgtttataaaaagaagaagactaGTTGAAAACTTTTGATCGTAGATGATCCCATGCAGAATCTTATAAACATTAAGAATTTTCCTGATTTGCTGATTTCAGATAGTTCTCCAAGGCGTTATAAATTCCGCAATTTGTTTTCTATCGCCAGGGCAGTTACAGCCACCAACAGACAGCAGTATTATACAaaatatgcaacaaaaaaaaatttatcatcTTCAGTGATGTACAAATGCAGCCTAAAGAGATTTTTAACACTATGGCGTTcgctttcttttaaataaaatcctgaaAATGACCTACTTTGGAGTGATTTCATGAGAGGGTACCCTTGAATTAaagtatttgatgatatttcacaggAAACGCGGAAGACGCTTGCCAGACTACTTAGAGGCGCCAAATCTGAAAATCTGACCTCGTCTACGAAGACCATGGAGCAGATTCCATTTAAAGAGGCCAATTATATCGCAATAGATAGGCATCAAATTATTGGAAAGCAGACTTTGAGTTGAACTCGAAGACGCGATATCAGTTACGAAATCGAGAAAATAGAGTTATCTCCACATTTCTGATCCTTATGATGCAATCTGTTTAGAATGTATCACCGAAAAAAGTAAATTTGACTGGCACGTAGTACGTGATTCATATTATCAGGGGCTCAGTTATCTACGTGTGGAATAATACTTACTTTAATCATCCTCGCGCGGCATTGCTAACCTCGGTAGCTGTGCCATTTATCGAATTTAAGCGACGAAACAATAAAAAGAAACCACAGGTGATAAGAACTTAATATTTCTTCCTCCAGTTTGGGAACCTTCGAACTCTTTGCATTCCCACACAAATCTCTATTGCACAAACATCGATACACCGCTCGCTCGAATACAGTACAAAGTGCTTATCTATTatatagaattataattaaCTATTAATCGCTCATTATCATCAGTTAATCCCGTCGAAAGTAATCGTTTCTGCACGTCACGCAGCAAACACTTGATAGTTCCTCTTATCGACTACCTACTCGCCTGATCCTTCCACGTATCAATATGGACCCAGCGGTTCGTGAACTTCAGCCACTTTCTCACCTTCAACGACTGGGTGAATCCAACGATCGCGTACTGTGTCCCGCCGTAGATCGGCGCTATGGGGATTCCCTCGAGGCCGGCCACCGATGACATGTTGACGATAGTCCCGCCATTTCCACCCTTGTACTTCCCCATGTGCTGCAGCCCCAACATTGTACCGTGAACTACCCCTTTCTACATACAATTCAAGGGGAACAGTTAGAATTTGAGGCTCGCTAGGGCATTTTAGAAGATACCATTCcgcgaagagaagaagaaaaaataagCGCGTGATAAGAAGATTGTTTTCTCCAGCTATGGTTGCGAGACTGCCGGTGACGCAGTATTATGCAACGCTTTCGACAGGGTGTAAATATGTTGGACCACTTACGTAATTTATGTCAACCATAATCTCCCAATCCGCGTCGTCCATGATGCCCGCGATGTTTACCACAATATCCACAGCCTCGTACGTGTCCAGAACTTTCTTGAACGACTCTGGCAAACAGACGCAACGTTCGCccacaaatattaatatcacaGATCCTGCCACAAGCGAGCTATTAAAACCGATAGAAGACACGTAAGCCGTGAGTCTCTTTAAGTTCATACTTTTACTCCTTCACTTTTCACGTAATTCGTTAAAACAATCCTCGCCGGTTTCGTAGAATGCAaagcagtattttttttaataagtccCGCGTAAATGGCGCCATACTCGTGGAGATCTGTATCGAGATCTGTTTCAAGTATCGGTATCAATTCCTAAATCGGTATCAGCTGGTATCGACGTGACAATTAATTACTATTCTCTTTGATAAAATCTTTAAATTTcgtttcgaatattattacttTGACACGATCGAATAGTGCGGGCATGAtgctttattaaatatttagtgtGCCTGAGAACTGAACGCGCATCTACTTCAACGCGTACGGGGCCATTTAGGTTTCACAGACAGAagttcgttgttttttttttaataatgcaGAAGAATTGCAACTACCTTTCAACTCCTCAGGCTTGGAGACGTCGCAGGCTACAAAAACGGCGCGTTCTTTTCCAAACTCGTTGTTCAGACCGGCAGCGACGTTCTCGCCACCGCAATGGTCCAAGTCTAGCAGAGCTGCCGCCTAGAAATCAAAAAGCAACACCCTGGTCCTACTATCCGCACCAGCGTTCACAAAAATCCTCCGGAAAGGATTACCTTCGCCCCGTTTCGAAGGAGTTCTCGAGCGGTGCACAAGCCGATCCCGTTCGCCCCGCCCGTGACCAGCGCCACTTTGCCCTCGACGTTCATGCTCGATCGGTGGAGGAAAAAGGGCCCGTTGTTCGTCCACAAGATCGAACGCAGGTTCACGGTGCTCCGCGGCGATCTCGCGAATAGCACGGTTGCAAATAGAATATATCCAGCCGCGAAGGCGCTGGCTGGATCGATGAAACTCGAGAAAACGAGAATCAATCGTACGGGATTGAATGTCTCGCGGCTAGCTGGGTGGGTAACGTGACCACCGGTCCGCCGGTAAACAGGATCGAATTTACGCCGATCCGCGGAAAAATTGGCCGCAGCCTAGGGAACTGTCTAGGATGCTGTTTATTCCTGTAGATTTATTGAGTTACCCTAGCGCGTCTCGCTGCACGCTCATTGGAAAATCGAGCGAATGATTCAGCTTCCCGGCGTGTATGGGACGCCTGCTTTTTGTCGAGATAAACTTCGTGGAACGGTTAATAGCCACTGGTACAGCACTATGGTGTGCAAGTAAAAATTTCATAAGGTTGTGGAGTTCGTAGGTTGTAGATAAGGTCTCTGTGAATCTATCATCTGTTATCTTCTGTGAATCACAGCTGGCTTCCTTTTGCTCCCGATGTTAATTTTGTCAGTGTGactgaagtgttttctgggcaCATATTTCCTCCAGCTGTTCATGGAGTTGTCACTAAGAATTTGTTTTATCCTACATTCAGTAAATCTCCTTCTATTTCATTTCAGTATCTCTCACTAAAACGTACAGttgcggacgaaagaaagtttacaacattcaaaatcgcataacttttttagaattggtcc
This window contains:
- the LOC143377511 gene encoding 15-hydroxyprostaglandin dehydrogenase [NAD(+)] isoform X1; protein product: MNVEGKVALVTGGANGIGLCTARELLRNGAKAAALLDLDHCGGENVAAGLNNEFGKERAVFVACDVSKPEELKESFKKVLDTYEAVDIVVNIAGIMDDADWEIMVDINYKGVVHGTMLGLQHMGKYKGGNGGTIVNMSSVAGLEGIPIAPIYGGTQYAIVGFTQSLKHYYDKTGIRMLTICPGLTDTAMAARFMSSKEHAMDLLDDETAAIAMASMQKQPPEHVASAILELIEKGNNGAIFVSENDQPPYAIEFPSYATLKVPI
- the LOC143377511 gene encoding 15-hydroxyprostaglandin dehydrogenase [NAD(+)] isoform X2 produces the protein MNVEGKVALVTGGANGIGLCTARELLRNGAKAAALLDLDHCGGENVAAGLNNEFGKERAVFVACDVSKPEELKESFKKVLDTYEAVDIVVNIAGIMDDADWEIMVDINYKGVVHGTMLGLQHMGKYKGGNGGTIVNMSSVAGLEGIPIAPIYGGTQYAIVGFTQSLKVRKWLKFTNRWVHIDTWKDQANKHFVLYSSERCIDVCAIEICVGMQRVRRFPNWRKKY